The genomic window CCGGAGGTGAGAGCGGGGGGCGCTCCCGTCCTACGCTCAACGCTGCTGCGCCGTCGCTGTGAAGTCTACCGTTCCCCACTTCGCTCCTTGCCGGCCGCCATCCGGCGGTTGCTTACTACTCCATTTGTCGCCAAGGCGGCAATGGTGGAGCCGGGCGGCTGTGGTATGGGCTGGCGATAGACGCCGACGTCTTCCGCCAGCGACTTTGCCGCAGTTCTTGGGGTGCGCGACAAATTTGTGGGTAACGTGGTGCCGACCCTGATCCTGTTCGGTGTTATGGCCGTCATTCCCGCGAAAGCGGGAATCGTGCGCCTGCGAGCGTGCATGGACAGCGAGGCGAAAGTCCTCGTCAGGCATGTGCGATGGATGTGGGCCTTCCATGCCTGGATTCCGGCTTCCGCCGGAATGACGGGCGTTGCATACATCCCGGAATGCCGGAGTGAAGGCGAGCCCGTAGTGCAGATTCTTCGTCTGGAGGAACACGTTGGCATCGACTAGCTCAGCTAGGTACGTCATCAGATCGGCAAGTCGAGGTTCCGACCCAACTCCTGAAAGGTTTGGGCCTTCTTCACGCCGAGGAGACGGAACGCCTCGGTAAACGACGAGTGCCCTTCGAGTGTGTGGACCACCAAAGCTCGCGCGAAACGCTTGCTCACGCGAGCGCCCAGCGTGAGATAGAAGTTGCCGCCGCTACCCCTGGGGATCACGCGCAGGAGCTCAACTTCCGCCTCATAGGCATTCCACAACTGCTCGCGCGTGAGTGCGCCCGCGTCGTGCAGCCGACGCAGGATGACAAGCGTACTGACCTTGAAGCGCCGCGCCAGGCGGCCGACCTCGTCGGATATTGCGGCGGCCTGTCCGAGTTCGTCGCTCAGAACGCTGAGTGGGACCAGCAACTCGGCAGCCACTTCGTTACACCAGCGTTCGACTCTGTGCTCCGGAATCTGCAGCGCTTGCGCGTCCGAGACCGCCGACTGGCCGAGCCAGATATGCGCCAGTTCATGTGCGAGCGTGAACATCTGCGCCGCCCTTGGTGTCCGCGCCGTTGATGAACACCAGCGGCGCCAGGTCGTCCGCCATCGCGAAGCCGCGGAACTCCTCCGGATCGAGGTGCCGGCGGTTGTTGTTGAAGACCACGCCGCTGCACATCACGAGGACGCCCAGTGTATCCGCTTGCTCGATGAACCGACGCAGAGCATCGGACCAGGTCGGGATGCGGCCACGCTCCTCGATGTCGAATCCGAGCGCGTGCCGCATGGCGGTGGCGGTGGGAACGACATCGCTGGTTACAGAGGCGGAACCGACGAAGGACAGCTTCTCCTCGCCCGTAGACCGGACGAAGCCGCGGTACCATTCCTGACGCTGCTGGCAGATGTACACGGTGTCGAGCAGATTGGGGCTCGGGTGGCCGAGGTGCACGTTGGCCACGGTACGGAAGTCGGGGATCGGGACCGTCTCTGCCGGCGGCGCCTTGAGAAAGAGATAGCCGACCGGGGTGTAGGTGACCTTGGCGAAGGCTTCGAGCTGCTTCAGTGTTGGTCGGGCCTCACCGCATTCCCACGCATCGAGGCGCGGGAACCGCCGCGCCAGCGCAGCAACGCTGAATCCGGCGCGCTCCCGCGCCCAACGCAGCAGGTCCTTGTTCACCTCGACGCGGTTCACGCCAGTACTCTAGCCTTGTTGGGCTCGGGCACGGAAGCCTCGCGGTCGTGCACCGCCCCGCGAACGTCGATCTTCCCCGTCACCGCCGCGGTGATCAGCGCGGTGCGGTATTCCTGCAAGCGCTCGATGGCCTCTTCCACCTTGGCCACCATCCGGTCGATCTTCGCCGTCTCGCGGTCGAGATAGTCGGCGATGGTGCGTTGTTCGGCATATGGAGGGATGGGGATGCGCAAACTGGCGATCTGCTCGCAGGTCATCGCTCCTTTGGTGCTCCCGCCCCCGTCGCTCTCGTTTCGAAGGAACTGGTAGGCCCGGTCGAAAACGCGCCGCAGGTAGCGAACTTCACACCGAGCATCGCGTGGCTTTACAAAGGCCAGGTGCTGGTTGATCGTAGCCTCGATCTGGAGTGTCGTCGCCATGCCCCGCGTCTTGCCTTCGCCCGTGATGCCAATGAGGACAGCGGGCGGCGTGATCCGCGGAAGGTGACATTGGTGCAGAGCTGCCTCGGTGACGAGTTCCGTAGGTTCCGTCACCTCTTCCAGGTTAACCACTGAGCTGTTCAGCCACGGGTAGTCACCCTCCAACCAGAAGTCCGTATTCCCTCTACTTGGTGTTGAACCGTTGCCAACTCGAGCAACGAACTTGACGGGCTTCACGTCCCAATGCTCCGGCACGTCGCCGAGCCAGTCGATGCCCGAGGGCTTGAGCTTGGGGAGCGGGTCGAGGCCTGCCTTCGCGGCAGCTTCGGCGGGCAGGCCGCGGGTGACGGTCCGCGAGATGAGCGCGGTGCGCTTCTCCTTCAGCTTCTCGATCAACGCCCGCTTCTTCGCCACCAGCGTGTCGAGCTTCGCCGTCTCGCGATCGAGGAAGTCGGCGATGGCGCGTTGCTCGCGCGAAGGCGGAAGCAGGATGGGGAAGCGCGACAAGGTAAACGTCTCCAGCTTGCGAGTTCCATGCGCGGATTCGTCTGCGAGAGCCACCAACGCATTCGCGAATCCACGCAATGCCCAGAAGAGAAATCGTGGCTGGAGGACTTGGGCAACGACGAGCGCCTTCATGTCTTGATTGATCGTGACAGGACCACCAGTGAGCGCTACCGGGAAGGTATGTGCGAGGATCATTCCCCGAACGACGATCAGGACCGCATCCGGAGGAATCATGGAGAGCGGGCCGTTGCGGAGCGCCTCCGCCGAGACATGGTCCTCTGAGTCCTCAATCACCGGCCTCTTCATGTCCTTTGGAGAGAGCCAAGGTATGTCACCATCCCAGTACTCGGGCTTGCCCGTGTCTGGTGTCGCACCGCCTCGAAAGCGCGCGACGTATCCAAGTGGCTTCACCTCCCAATGACTCGGTACCTCACCGAGCCACCCAATGTGACTGGGTTTGTAGCCCGGGTATGCCGCGTACCTCACACCGCCACCTCTTTGAGCAGCGCGAGGATGTCGTTCTCAAGGCCCTTGATGTCCGCTTCGATCGCCTCCAGCGGGCGCGGGGGTTCGTAGCGATAGAAGTGGCGGTTGAGCGGGATCTCGTAGCCGACCTTGGTCTTGTCGTGGGCGATCCAGGCGTCGGGGACGTGCGGCAGGACTTCGCGCTGGAAGTAGGTCTCGATGCTCTCCTCGAGCGGCACGTTCTCGGTGTCGCGTAGCTCGGGGTCCGGCTCGGGCTCGCCGTCCTTATCGCGGCAGATCCCGGCGGTCTCGTCGCGCTCGCCGAGCGCGTTGAGCACCGCCTTCAGCTCCGCGGCGCTCAGACGCACGCCCAACTCGTCGGCGACGGATTTCAGGTCGGTCAAGAAAGACTCCCGATCACGATAGACGGTCGCTGGCTCGTCATTCCGGCGAACGCCGGAATCCAGTGCGGCTGCCACCCCGTCCCCACCTGGAGGCCGGCCCCGGATCGAGTCCGGGGCGGACCTTTCGCCGGCATGAGGTCCAGCGAACGATTTCAGGAGAGCGCGGATCGCTTCCTGCCGCTGCTTGCCGGCCTCGATCTCTTCAAGGCGCACCTTCTCGTTCTTCTTGTTGCTCGTGGCGAGGTTTCTGAACGCCGTCTCCTCCTCGATTCGCGCAATGCGCTCGGGCGTGACCTGGAAGTTGAGCCGCAGCGGGCGCTCGACGGTGATCTTGTGGAAGCCGAAATCGGCGTTGTCGAACACCTTGCTGACGACGAGCGTCTTCTCCCGACCGTCAACCGTGAGCGTGCGCGTTTCGCCGTCTTGGAAGTTGCCGAAGATGCGCGTCACGTCGGCGATCTGGTCGGGCTCGCGCCCGTCGTCGCTCGGGTCGCCGATCTTGTTGCGCTTGTTTCCCAAGCTCTTCTTCATCTTCACGAAGAACTGCCGCGCGTCGATGAGCTGGATCTTGCCCTTGCGCTCCGGCTCCTTGCGGTTGGTGAGCACCCAAATGTAGGTGGAGATGCCGGTGTTGTAGAAGAGTTGGTCGGGCAGTGCGACCACGGCCTCCAGCCAGTCGTTCTCGATGATCCACTGGCGGATGTTGCTTTCGCCGCTACCGGCGTCGCCGGTGAACAGCGGCGAGCCGTTGAAGACGATGGCGATGCGGCTGCCACCTCTCTTGGGCGGGCGCATTTTCGAGAGCATGTGCTGCAGGAAGAGCAGCGCGCCGTCGTTGATGCGCGGCGTGCCGGCGCCGAAGCGACCGTCGTAGCCGAGCGTGTCGCGTTCGTGCTCGATGAACTTCTGCTGCTGCTTCCACTCGACGCCAAACGGCGGGTTGGCCAGCATGTAGTCGAAGGTGATCTTCTTGCCCTCGGCGTCGCGATCGAAACCGTCCTTGGTGAAGCTGTCGTCGAGGACGATGTTGTCCGCCTCTTCGCCCTTGATGAGCATGTCGGACTTGCAGACGGCCCAAGACTCGTCGTTCCAGTCCTGACCGAACAGCAGCGGCTTGGCGTCGCTGTTCAGGGCGCGGATATATTTCTCCGCCTCGGAGAGCATGCCGCCGGTACCGCAGGCCGGGTCGTAGATCGTCTTCACGACGTGGCTGCGGCGCGGGTCCTTCTCCGGCGAGAGCAGCAGGTTGACCATCAGCCGGATCACCTCGCGCGGCGTGAAGTGCTCCCCGGCCTCCTCGTTCGCTTGCTCCGCGCCGATCCGGATCAGCTCTTCGAAGACGTATCCCATCTGCACGTTGTCGACGCGCGCGGGCGAGAGCTCGACCTTGGCGAACGCTTTGATGACCTCGTACAGCAGGTTCTTCTCGGCCATGCGGGCGATCTGCTCGCCGAACGCGAACCGATCCATGATCTCGCGCACGTTTTTGGAGAAGCCCTTGGCGATGTAGGCGTTGAGATTGGGCGCGAGTTGGTTGGGGTCGTCGAGCAGCCTGGCGAAGTCGAGCTTCGAGAGGTTGTAGAACGGGCGGCCGGTGATCTTCTCCAGCAGGCTGCGCACGACGCTCTCGGGCTTGTGTTTGATCGCCGCGTACTCCTTGAGCACTCGTTCCTTGGTCGGCGCCAGCACGCAATCGAAGCGCCGCAACACCGTGAGCGGCAGGATGACCTTGCGGTACTCGTTGCGCTTGTACGGCCCGCGCAGCAGGTTGCAGATGCTCCAGATGAAGTTGGCGACTTGCGAGTGGGTTTCAGGGCTCATCGTGTTCTCGCGCATGCGTCGAAGTGCAGGGTACGCTCGCTCATCGTTGCGTTACGCGGCGGTCGCGACGCAGTTGCTCAGTCGGGGGGAGGTCGACGCGCCACTTGCGCGAGTGGAACTTCCGGTCCATCGCCAGGCGCTTGCCATAGTTCAGCTCGTTCAGTGCGAGCCGCAGAATCGCCGCGGCTCGCAGCCTTTCGCCGGAGTACCGCAGCATTTCCCGCATCTCCCGATCTGAGATCTCGACGGCGACCTTCATAACCCTGCCGCCTGACTTACCCGAATGAAATTCCAGTTGCCCAGCGTCGGCCTACTCGTGGAGCCCTTGGACCCGGCGACAGCGCTGCCAATTCTGGAATACCCTGTTCCAGAATTGAGCGCTCGGTTTTCGTTGCCGGTTTGCCGTGCAGGGAAGTTCGCCTGCCTCACTGTATCGCAGGCGTAGATGGTGAAGAAGGCGGACACCACCGACATTTCCGAGCCGGCAGCGATGTGGCTCCTGAGAAAGTCGGCGACCAGGCCGCGGGCGCGGTTATCGCGGATGCCGGAGGTGAGAGCGGGGGGCGCTCCCGTCCCACGCGAGCGGGACGCTGCTGCGCCGTCGCTGTGAAGTCTACCGTTCCCCACTTCGCTCCTTGCCGGCCGCCATCCGGCGGTTGCTTACTACTCCATCTGTCGCCAACGCGGCAATGGTGGAGCCGGGCGGCTCTGGTATGGGCTGGCGATAGACCCTTTCGGCCATGGGCCTCGGCCTGACAGTACACAGTACTGTCAGACTGGTGAGGATTTGCCCGGTCGGCTGCACGTTACCCACAAACTTGTCGCACATCCCAGTTCTCGCTTGGTCTGCCGCCGCATTGACTCACGGTGCACCGATCCACTAGGGATGGATGTCCGGGGCCGCCGGAGGATGAGTGGCGGCCGCCAGTTACGGATGGACCGGCCGCAGTTGCGCATTCGATCAGCCTAGTGAAGTGTTTTTGAATCAGCGTTGCCACCCGATGGCGCTCCTTTCGCGTCTTGATCTTTGCGCGGCTGCGGTTGTTGCTACGATTGCCGCCTGTGCCTCGTCCCCGCCGCCGCAACCGCCCAGGCTCAGCTTCGCCGCCGCTAGCTACGACTTCGGCACCGTTGAACAGGGCGCGCCGATCGAGGCCGCCTTCGCCTTGCGCAATGCCGGCGGCTCCGAGTTGAGCGTCCACCACCTGAAGAGCGCGTGCGGGTGCGCGGCCACGCTGGCCGCCCGCACAGTGCCTGCCGGCGGTGGGGGCGTGATCAACGTCCGTTGCGACAGCGCGCGAGCGTCGGGAAGCATCAGCCGCACGGTGACGGTGTACAGCAATGATCCGGCGCAGCCCTTTGCCACGCTCACGCTGCGGGGGACGGTGGCGGCGGAGATCGCTGCCGATCCGCCGGCGCTGTACCTCGGAGCACTGCGGCGCGCCGAGCGCGGCCAGAACCAGGTGCGCATCGTCAGCCGCAGGCCGCTGCGGCTCAGCCTGCGACCCGATGCCGGCCCGGTGCTCGAAGCCAGCTTGGTCGATTCGCCCGCCGCACCGGCGGAGAAGACGCTGGCGTTGAGCGTGAAGGCGGATGCCCCGCTGGGGCGCTTCTCCACCGCCGTGGTGATCGCTACCGACAGCCCGCGCCATCCCACGCTCAACGTGCCCGTAACGGGTATGGTGGTGGCCGAGAAGGAATGACTTCGTGAACGACCTGATACGGAACAAACGCTTCGCCGTGGTTGGCTTCGGCCTCAACACCATGGACCACCTCTGCGTCGTCGGCCGCCACCCGCGCCTGGACTCAAAGCAGCGCATGGTCGCCTACGAGCGCCAAGCCGGCGGCCAAGTGCCGACGGCGCTGGTCGCGCTCCAGCGCTGGGGGCTGACGACGGCCTACGTTGGTTGTTTCGGCGACGACATAGACGGTACGGATTCGCGCCGCTCGCTGGCGGTTGAAGGGATCGACCTGAGCGGCTGCTCGCTGCGCACCGGGGTGGGGCATCACGTCTCGGTCATCCTGATCGACCAAGTATCGGGCGAGCGGGCGGTGGTCTGGCAACGGCCCGAGGCACTGGCGCTGCGGCCCGATGAGATCACGCGCAGCAGCTTGACCGGCGGACGGGTGTTGCTCATGGACGCCTATGACCTGCCGGCCACCTTGCAGGCGGCGCGCTGGGCGAAGCAAGACGGTGTCATCACGGTGTTGGACATCGACGGGCCCGGCCCGGGGGTGGACGATCTCCTGCGCTTGACCGACGTGCTGATCGCTTCGGCCGAGGTACTACCGAAGCTGACCGGTAAGAACGAGCTGCGGGCGGCGTTGCGCGCGGCGGCCACCATGGGGCCCTGGTTTGTCGGCGTCACGCTCGGAGCCGGGGGCGCGCTGGCGCTGGTGCGCGGCCAGCTGCACTACGTACCGTCGGTGCGCGTGGCGGTGGTTGACACCACCGGCGCGGGCGACATCTTTCATGCCGGCTGCATCTACGGGCTGCTGCAGGAGTGGCCGGCGCAGCAGACCCTGCGCTTTGCCGCCGCCGCTGCCGGGCTCAAGTGTGAGCGCCTCGGCGGCCGTCCGGGAATACCGAGCGTGGAGCGGGCGACGGCCCTGGCCGAATGAGCAAGCAGCGCTGGCGGCGCGCGCAACGGAAGGAGTCCTTGTGGAACAACAATATGACGTCATCGTGATCGGCGCCGGTATCGGCGGCGCCACCTGCGCGGCCCTGCTGGCGAAGCGTGGCCTCAAGACACTGCTGGTGGACAAGAACTCGATTCCCGGCGGCAAGGCCATCACCATGTCTAAGCAGGGTTTCCGCTACGAGTTCTGGCCGATTTGCGGCGGGCCGAGTTTGAACTCGCAGTTCGCAGCCGTGCTCCAGGAGTTGGGCTTGGCGGGCGAGGTGGAACTGCTGATGCCGCAGCAGGCCGCGATGTTGATGTACCGGCGCGCCGGCAGTGATCGCTACGAGGGCCGCGTCGGACCGGCCATCCCCGACCCCGAGGGCCCGCTCGGCATGCTCGAACTGCTGGCGCTGCAGGCGGAGTCTCTGCCCGAGGTGGCGCGATTGCTGAGTGATTTGGTGCAATTGACGAGCGAAGAAATCGCGCGGCTCGAGCACGTGACCTTCGCCGATTTTCTCGCCCGCTATCAGCTTCCGAAACCATTTGTGAGTTACATGGGGTTGTGGTCGAACATCGTTTTCGTCGTTCCGTTCGATCTGCTGGCCGCCTCCGAGGCGGTGAGAACCTTCCAGGATTTCGCCCAGGGCGGCGCCGCGCGCTACCACAGCGGCGGCTTCGGGCGTGTGGCGGAGGTCTGCTGCCAAGCCGTCGAGCGCTTCGGCGGAACGGTGCTGCTCAAGACCCGCGTCGACGGCATCCGCGTGGTTGACGGGGCCGTCGCCGGTATCGTCACCGACAAGGGCCGCTTCGATGCCCCGATCGTCGTGAGCAACGCCGGCATTCAACCCACCGTGCTACGGCTCGTCGGCGCGGAGCATTTCGACCGCAGTTATCTCAGCTACGTGCGCGGCCTGGTGCCGTCGTGGGGAATCATGGGGATTCGCTACTTCCTGAACAAGCCGTTCTTCGATTACCCGATGTATCTGGCGTTTTCGGACGACAGCTACCTCGACACCGCCCGCTTTCTGAAGATGAAGGCGGGCGCCGTGCCCGACGAGTTGGTGGTCTTCAACGTCGTGCCGGCCGTGTACGACCCCGCCCTGGCGCCGCCGGGCAAGCAGTGCGCACTGGTCGGTACTATCTGCTCGCCCGATCCTAACCTCAGCTACCAAGAGACGATGTGGGCCAAGCTCGACGCCATGGTCACGCGGTTGTGGCCGGGCTTGCAGGAATGCGTCGACCTCAAGGAACACTACAGCACCGGTCAGGTCTCGGCCCTAACGCGCGACGCGGTGCTACCCGGCCAGGGCGGTGAGTGCATCGGGCTGGCACAGATCGTCGGCCAGTGCGGCAAACAAAAGCCCTCGGCCCAGCCGCCGTTGCGGGGATTGTTCTTCGTCGGCTGCGATGCCGGTGGCTACGGCTGCGGCACGCACCAAGCGGCGGACTCGGGCGTCAACGTGGCCAATCTAGTGCAACGCGAACACCTCATCCGCGCCACGGCTTACTAGAGGCGCTGCGTCCAGCCCTGCGGTCAGCGCCCCCGAGCGCCGCCGCGCAGCGACTCCTGCGACCATGGGCTCGGCTCGAAAACTCCCTGCCCCTTTGGCAGGCCAATACAACGTGCATGCCTTGCGAACGGCACCCGATAATCCCACCGCAATGAAGGGATTGCTCGCAAGGGCGCCAGCACGGCCGTCGTTGACAAACCGCGTCATGGCGTGAAATGTGGTCCGGTAGACCTGCTCGCCATGGCGCACGCAATCGAACTCTCGTTCCGCAGTCGTAGCCGCAACCTCGACAGCTTGAGCCGCGAGACGGTCGATGTGCTGGTGATCGGCGGCGGTATCACCGGCGCCGGCATCGCCCGCGACGCCGCGCTGCGCGGCCTGTCGGTGGCGCTGGTCGAGCGGCGCGATTTCGGCTGCGGCACCAGTAGCCGCTCCTCGAAGCTGATCCACGGCGGCCTGCGGTACTTGCAGCAAGGGGACGTCGGGTTGGTGATGGAGGCCGCCAACGAACGCCGGGTGGTGCGCCGCCTGGCGCCCTATCTCGCGCGCCCGATGCACATGCTGGTGCCGGTCTACAGCCGTGGCGGCTACGCCAAGATCAACGTCGGCTTGCTCGCTTACGACCGCATGGCGGGGGTCAGCAAAGAAGAGCGCTACCGCATGTTGGATCGCGACGAAACCCTGGCCCATGAGCCGGCGTTGCGCGCGGACAAGCTGTACGGCGCCGGGTTGTACTATGAGTACGTGACCGATGACGCCCGCCTGGTCATCGCCACCATCAAGTCCGCCGCTGCCCTGGGGGCGATGGTCGCGAACTACGCCGAGGTGATCGGCTTTCTCACTCACGGTGAGCAAGTAACCGGGGTCACCGTGCGCGACGGACAGTCGGGCGCCGAGTTGGCGCTGCACGCGCGCGTGGTGGTCAACGCCGCCGGGCCGTGGGTCGATCACGTGCGGCTGCTTTACGGCCGTGGCGAGCAGCGCCGCCTGCACCTGACCAAGGGGATTCACGTGGTGGTGCCGCACGAGCGCTTGCCGGTGTCGCGTATCGTCGTGATGACAACTAGTGACAAACGCTCGGTCTTCGTCGTCCCGCGCGGGCCGACGGTGTACCTCGGCACTACCGACACCGACTACACCGGCCCGTTCGACAACCCCCAGGTCGGCCGCGACGACGTCCTTTATTTGCTGGAAGCCGCCAACGCGACCTTCACCATCGAGCCGCTGACCTTCGACGACGTCGTCGGGGCTTGGGCCGGGTTGCGGCCGCTGCTGCACGAAGAGGGCAAGAAGCCGAGCGAGATCTCGCGCAAGGACGAAATCATGGTGAGCCCGGGCGGGCTGATTTCGATCGCCGGCGGCAAGCTGACCACTTTCCGCAAGATGGCCGAGCGCATCGGGGCGATGGCCGAGGCCCGCCTGCGCGAGCAGGGCCGGCCGGCGCCGCTGCGCCGCGGCGAGAGCGAGCGCGAAATCATCTGCGGCGGCGACACCGGTGACGACGTGGCCGCCTATAGCGCGCGCTTGCAGAAGCGCTGGCCGGCGGTCGGGCCGGATATCGTCGAGCGTCTGGTCACCCTCTACGGCAGCGAGGGCGAACGCCTGGTCGAAGCGATGGGTGCCGATCCGGCGCTGCGCGAGCGCTGCGCCCCCTGCGCCGCCATCACTCGCGGCGAGGTCGACTACACCATCCGCACCGAAATGGTGCTGACATTGGAGGACTTCCTCGAACGGCGCAGCCGGGTGATGCTCTACGACATCGACAACGGCCTGAGCGCGGCAGCAAGAGTCGCCCAGTGCCTGGGGGCCGCGCTGGGCTGGAGTGATGCGCAAGCGGCCGAGGCGCTCGCCCACTACCAGGCGCATGTCCGTGAGGTAAAGGCGTTTCAACCCGAAGCGATCGCGGCGCCGCCGCCCGCGGGGGCGGCGCATGGCTGACGCGCTGGCTGAACAGATCCGGGCCGAGCTCTCACAGCTACTGCCCGCGGCGGCGGTGCGCTGGGACGATGCGGCGCTGCGCGATCACTGCCACGACTACTGGATGATCGCCCAGCTGCGCTTGCTGCGCGGCACCCTGCCCGTGCGCGCGGTTTGTGTAGTCAGCCCGGCCAATACGCAGCAGGTGTCGCAGGTGCTGGCCTACGCCGACCAGCGGCGCATTGCGGTGGTGCCGTTCGGTGCCGGCTCCGGCGTGTGCGGGGGCATCGAGCCGCCGGACGGGGCGATCGTCGTCGATCTGCGCGCCATGAATCAACTGCTCGAACTCAACGAGACCGCCCTGCTGGCGCGGGTACAACCCGGGATGATGGGCAACGCCTTCGAGGCCGCGCTCAACGCGCGCGGTTACTCGATGGGGCACTTCCCGCAGTCGATCGATCTCTCCACCGTCGGCGGCTGGGCGGCCACGCGTGCCGCCGGTCAGTTCTCGACGCGCTACGGCTCGATCGAAGACATGGTGCTGGCGCTCGAAGCGGTGTTGCCCGGCGGGCGCGTGGTGCGCACGCGGGTGGGGCCGCGCAGCGCGACCGGGCCCGACCTGCGCCAGCTCTTTCTCGGTTCTGAAGGAACACTGGGTGTGTTCACCGAGTTGACCTTGCGGATCTTTCCGCTGCCTGCAAGCCGCGCGTTGCGCAGTTACAGCTTCCCCGATTTCGATGCCGGACTGGAAGCCATCCGCGCCATCGTACGCGCCGGCTGGCGGCCGCCGGTGCTGCGCTTGTACGACGGCATCGAGACCGCGCGGCACTTCACCGCCGCCAGCACCGGAGATAACTGCATGCTGC from Deltaproteobacteria bacterium includes these protein-coding regions:
- a CDS encoding restriction endonuclease subunit S; this translates as MKPLGYVARFRGGATPDTGKPEYWDGDIPWLSPKDMKRPVIEDSEDHVSAEALRNGPLSMIPPDAVLIVVRGMILAHTFPVALTGGPVTINQDMKALVVAQVLQPRFLFWALRGFANALVALADESAHGTRKLETFTLSRFPILLPPSREQRAIADFLDRETAKLDTLVAKKRALIEKLKEKRTALISRTVTRGLPAEAAAKAGLDPLPKLKPSGIDWLGDVPEHWDVKPVKFVARVGNGSTPSRGNTDFWLEGDYPWLNSSVVNLEEVTEPTELVTEAALHQCHLPRITPPAVLIGITGEGKTRGMATTLQIEATINQHLAFVKPRDARCEVRYLRRVFDRAYQFLRNESDGGGSTKGAMTCEQIASLRIPIPPYAEQRTIADYLDRETAKIDRMVAKVEEAIERLQEYRTALITAAVTGKIDVRGAVHDREASVPEPNKARVLA
- a CDS encoding SAM-dependent DNA methyltransferase yields the protein MSPETHSQVANFIWSICNLLRGPYKRNEYRKVILPLTVLRRFDCVLAPTKERVLKEYAAIKHKPESVVRSLLEKITGRPFYNLSKLDFARLLDDPNQLAPNLNAYIAKGFSKNVREIMDRFAFGEQIARMAEKNLLYEVIKAFAKVELSPARVDNVQMGYVFEELIRIGAEQANEEAGEHFTPREVIRLMVNLLLSPEKDPRRSHVVKTIYDPACGTGGMLSEAEKYIRALNSDAKPLLFGQDWNDESWAVCKSDMLIKGEEADNIVLDDSFTKDGFDRDAEGKKITFDYMLANPPFGVEWKQQQKFIEHERDTLGYDGRFGAGTPRINDGALLFLQHMLSKMRPPKRGGSRIAIVFNGSPLFTGDAGSGESNIRQWIIENDWLEAVVALPDQLFYNTGISTYIWVLTNRKEPERKGKIQLIDARQFFVKMKKSLGNKRNKIGDPSDDGREPDQIADVTRIFGNFQDGETRTLTVDGREKTLVVSKVFDNADFGFHKITVERPLRLNFQVTPERIARIEEETAFRNLATSNKKNEKVRLEEIEAGKQRQEAIRALLKSFAGPHAGERSAPDSIRGRPPGGDGVAAALDSGVRRNDEPATVYRDRESFLTDLKSVADELGVRLSAAELKAVLNALGERDETAGICRDKDGEPEPDPELRDTENVPLEESIETYFQREVLPHVPDAWIAHDKTKVGYEIPLNRHFYRYEPPRPLEAIEADIKGLENDILALLKEVAV
- a CDS encoding DUF1573 domain-containing protein, with product MALLSRLDLCAAAVVATIAACASSPPPQPPRLSFAAASYDFGTVEQGAPIEAAFALRNAGGSELSVHHLKSACGCAATLAARTVPAGGGGVINVRCDSARASGSISRTVTVYSNDPAQPFATLTLRGTVAAEIAADPPALYLGALRRAERGQNQVRIVSRRPLRLSLRPDAGPVLEASLVDSPAAPAEKTLALSVKADAPLGRFSTAVVIATDSPRHPTLNVPVTGMVVAEKE
- a CDS encoding carbohydrate kinase family protein, translating into MNDLIRNKRFAVVGFGLNTMDHLCVVGRHPRLDSKQRMVAYERQAGGQVPTALVALQRWGLTTAYVGCFGDDIDGTDSRRSLAVEGIDLSGCSLRTGVGHHVSVILIDQVSGERAVVWQRPEALALRPDEITRSSLTGGRVLLMDAYDLPATLQAARWAKQDGVITVLDIDGPGPGVDDLLRLTDVLIASAEVLPKLTGKNELRAALRAAATMGPWFVGVTLGAGGALALVRGQLHYVPSVRVAVVDTTGAGDIFHAGCIYGLLQEWPAQQTLRFAAAAAGLKCERLGGRPGIPSVERATALAE
- a CDS encoding NAD(P)/FAD-dependent oxidoreductase — translated: MEQQYDVIVIGAGIGGATCAALLAKRGLKTLLVDKNSIPGGKAITMSKQGFRYEFWPICGGPSLNSQFAAVLQELGLAGEVELLMPQQAAMLMYRRAGSDRYEGRVGPAIPDPEGPLGMLELLALQAESLPEVARLLSDLVQLTSEEIARLEHVTFADFLARYQLPKPFVSYMGLWSNIVFVVPFDLLAASEAVRTFQDFAQGGAARYHSGGFGRVAEVCCQAVERFGGTVLLKTRVDGIRVVDGAVAGIVTDKGRFDAPIVVSNAGIQPTVLRLVGAEHFDRSYLSYVRGLVPSWGIMGIRYFLNKPFFDYPMYLAFSDDSYLDTARFLKMKAGAVPDELVVFNVVPAVYDPALAPPGKQCALVGTICSPDPNLSYQETMWAKLDAMVTRLWPGLQECVDLKEHYSTGQVSALTRDAVLPGQGGECIGLAQIVGQCGKQKPSAQPPLRGLFFVGCDAGGYGCGTHQAADSGVNVANLVQREHLIRATAY
- a CDS encoding glycerol-3-phosphate dehydrogenase/oxidase codes for the protein MAHAIELSFRSRSRNLDSLSRETVDVLVIGGGITGAGIARDAALRGLSVALVERRDFGCGTSSRSSKLIHGGLRYLQQGDVGLVMEAANERRVVRRLAPYLARPMHMLVPVYSRGGYAKINVGLLAYDRMAGVSKEERYRMLDRDETLAHEPALRADKLYGAGLYYEYVTDDARLVIATIKSAAALGAMVANYAEVIGFLTHGEQVTGVTVRDGQSGAELALHARVVVNAAGPWVDHVRLLYGRGEQRRLHLTKGIHVVVPHERLPVSRIVVMTTSDKRSVFVVPRGPTVYLGTTDTDYTGPFDNPQVGRDDVLYLLEAANATFTIEPLTFDDVVGAWAGLRPLLHEEGKKPSEISRKDEIMVSPGGLISIAGGKLTTFRKMAERIGAMAEARLREQGRPAPLRRGESEREIICGGDTGDDVAAYSARLQKRWPAVGPDIVERLVTLYGSEGERLVEAMGADPALRERCAPCAAITRGEVDYTIRTEMVLTLEDFLERRSRVMLYDIDNGLSAAARVAQCLGAALGWSDAQAAEALAHYQAHVREVKAFQPEAIAAPPPAGAAHG
- a CDS encoding FAD-binding oxidoreductase, encoding MADALAEQIRAELSQLLPAAAVRWDDAALRDHCHDYWMIAQLRLLRGTLPVRAVCVVSPANTQQVSQVLAYADQRRIAVVPFGAGSGVCGGIEPPDGAIVVDLRAMNQLLELNETALLARVQPGMMGNAFEAALNARGYSMGHFPQSIDLSTVGGWAATRAAGQFSTRYGSIEDMVLALEAVLPGGRVVRTRVGPRSATGPDLRQLFLGSEGTLGVFTELTLRIFPLPASRALRSYSFPDFDAGLEAIRAIVRAGWRPPVLRLYDGIETARHFTAASTGDNCMLLVVSEGPAALTAAEIEGCHQACLAHGGSAAGESNVAHWLETRNQVPGFEPFLKKDIVLDTIEVATTWDRIHDLFREVIAALNTVPGIIVASGHSSHSYAQGTNIYFTFAARSDDPAQAESTYFACWAKTMAATLRVGGTISHHHGIGRLRTRWMADEVGATGVDLLRALKQALDPNGIMNPGALLP